The following coding sequences lie in one Bacteroidetes bacterium SB0662_bin_6 genomic window:
- the alaS gene encoding alanine--tRNA ligase, with the protein MPDLLSSNDIRSAFLDFFRDRGHEIVPSDSLAPHGDPTLLFTNAGMNQFKNVFLGTGERDYRRAADTQKCLRVSGKHNDLEEVGLDTYHHTFFEMLGNWSFGDYFKQEAIGWAWELLVDVFGLAPDRLYATVHEGDEALDLPPDSEAAALWKSETDIHPDHILYGSSKDNFWMMGDEGPCGPCSEIHIDMRSDEARRAVPGRELVNTDHPEVIELWNLVFIQYNALANGSLEPLAARHVDTGLGLERLVAVLQGKRSNYDTDLFASLLAGVAALSPREEIVSYDDIDIADEAERERCRVAMRVVADHVRTIAFAIADGVAPGNVGRSYVIRRILRRAVRFGYQALGMREPFVHRLILPLAEKMGDSFPELRTHREHIERVTRAEEEHFLRTLGTGIDFFEYIANHVKALADAIKESEHAVQEVAAREGVSIHTVNSRARMDYSGKGYRRVRETKSAAQKVLSLLGSDRKMLDILQKAFGKRPGYEAYRVFIFAATGGRIPGEIIFLLHDTYGFPVDLTQLMAREKGLVVHDEDIARYEELMEMQKERARAGASFRMAADTEEAWQVFVSGDDFVPGDSLFVGYTTLEATDVRIAAMRAVSLEVNGKDEEKRARQAARVQCEIVLDRTPFYGESGGQVGDTGILDVGGEQIRVLDTKKHQHRIVHCVDRLPDDPSALVHAAVDADRRLRIAKHHTATHLLHAVLREVLGEHVQQRGSLVAPDRLRFDFSHYERVAPEMLEAVQARINEVIQRDVPARIEFDVPMAEAQARGAIALFGEKYDDRVRIVTFDPALSVELCGGTHVRATGELGVFRFLSEGSVAAGIRRLEAVVGEQALGVIEQERKELVGVREQIGSVQRPASEEIARLVAENKRLRREVERHREQALAGQLEDFLEKGREVEGIRVITGRVEPVSMDMLRSLAETMRERMGESSVAVLGAPDSEGDKVYLAAVVSDDVIRPGVLKAGDLVGRLARIVGGGGGGRPELATAGGRRPEKLDEALSSTAEVVRACLENSTS; encoded by the coding sequence ATGCCCGATCTGCTTTCTTCCAACGATATTCGCAGCGCCTTCCTCGATTTTTTCCGGGATCGGGGGCATGAGATCGTGCCGAGCGATTCACTGGCGCCTCACGGGGACCCCACACTGCTCTTCACGAATGCCGGGATGAACCAGTTCAAGAATGTTTTTCTCGGAACGGGCGAGCGGGACTACCGCCGTGCTGCGGACACCCAGAAATGTCTCCGGGTATCCGGAAAGCATAACGATCTCGAAGAGGTAGGTCTCGATACGTATCACCATACGTTTTTCGAGATGCTGGGCAACTGGTCGTTCGGCGACTATTTCAAGCAAGAAGCCATCGGGTGGGCCTGGGAATTACTCGTGGACGTATTCGGGTTGGCTCCGGACAGGTTGTATGCTACGGTGCATGAGGGCGATGAGGCATTGGATCTGCCGCCCGACTCGGAAGCGGCTGCGCTGTGGAAGTCCGAAACGGACATCCATCCGGATCACATCCTCTACGGAAGCTCGAAAGACAATTTCTGGATGATGGGTGACGAGGGTCCGTGCGGGCCCTGCTCGGAAATCCATATCGATATGCGTTCGGACGAGGCGCGCCGGGCCGTGCCCGGCAGGGAACTGGTCAACACAGATCACCCGGAGGTGATAGAACTGTGGAACCTCGTGTTCATCCAGTACAACGCGCTGGCTAACGGGTCGCTCGAGCCGCTTGCGGCCCGGCATGTGGATACAGGACTGGGGCTCGAGAGGTTGGTGGCGGTGCTGCAGGGGAAACGGTCGAATTACGATACGGATCTGTTTGCATCGCTTCTTGCCGGCGTGGCGGCATTGTCGCCTCGCGAGGAAATTGTATCCTACGACGACATCGATATTGCCGACGAGGCGGAGCGCGAGCGGTGCCGCGTAGCGATGCGTGTTGTAGCCGACCATGTGCGCACGATCGCTTTCGCCATAGCTGACGGGGTGGCCCCGGGCAATGTGGGGCGTTCCTATGTGATCCGGCGTATTCTGCGCCGGGCTGTGCGATTCGGCTATCAGGCGTTAGGGATGAGGGAGCCGTTCGTTCACCGGCTCATCCTGCCGCTCGCCGAAAAAATGGGCGATTCTTTCCCGGAATTGCGCACCCACCGCGAACATATAGAACGCGTCACGCGGGCCGAAGAGGAGCACTTCCTGCGAACGCTCGGTACGGGCATCGATTTCTTCGAGTACATCGCGAACCATGTCAAGGCATTGGCCGATGCCATCAAGGAGTCCGAACATGCAGTTCAGGAAGTAGCGGCCCGAGAGGGGGTATCCATCCATACGGTAAACAGCAGGGCGAGGATGGACTATTCCGGCAAGGGGTACCGTCGTGTCAGGGAAACGAAGTCCGCTGCGCAGAAAGTGCTCAGCTTACTGGGTTCTGACCGGAAGATGCTGGATATCCTTCAGAAGGCGTTCGGAAAAAGGCCGGGATACGAGGCATACAGGGTATTCATCTTTGCGGCAACGGGTGGACGTATTCCCGGAGAGATCATTTTTCTGCTGCATGATACGTACGGGTTTCCTGTGGACCTGACGCAACTCATGGCGCGCGAGAAGGGCCTTGTGGTGCATGACGAGGATATTGCGCGGTACGAGGAACTCATGGAGATGCAGAAGGAACGTGCCCGTGCGGGCGCCTCGTTCCGGATGGCCGCGGATACGGAAGAAGCATGGCAGGTATTCGTGTCGGGCGATGATTTTGTGCCCGGGGATTCGCTGTTCGTCGGGTACACTACTCTGGAAGCAACGGATGTCCGCATTGCTGCGATGCGAGCTGTTTCGCTGGAGGTGAACGGTAAAGATGAAGAAAAAAGAGCCCGTCAGGCCGCTCGTGTACAGTGTGAAATCGTACTTGATCGTACGCCTTTTTATGGAGAAAGCGGCGGGCAGGTAGGAGATACGGGCATACTGGATGTAGGGGGGGAGCAGATCCGGGTGCTGGATACGAAAAAACACCAGCACCGCATTGTGCACTGCGTCGACCGCTTGCCGGACGACCCCTCTGCGCTGGTGCATGCGGCGGTGGATGCGGATCGTAGACTCCGCATCGCAAAACACCATACTGCGACACATTTGCTTCATGCGGTGCTGCGTGAGGTGCTGGGCGAGCATGTACAGCAACGGGGATCGCTCGTGGCTCCCGACCGATTGCGTTTCGACTTTAGCCATTATGAGCGCGTGGCGCCGGAAATGCTGGAGGCCGTACAGGCGAGAATCAACGAGGTAATCCAGCGTGATGTGCCGGCGCGTATCGAATTCGATGTGCCGATGGCGGAGGCGCAGGCTCGGGGCGCCATAGCGCTCTTTGGAGAGAAATACGACGATCGCGTACGCATCGTTACGTTCGATCCGGCCTTGTCCGTTGAATTGTGCGGCGGCACGCATGTCCGCGCCACAGGCGAGTTGGGTGTTTTTCGTTTTTTGTCGGAGGGATCGGTTGCGGCAGGAATACGACGTCTGGAGGCTGTGGTTGGCGAGCAGGCGCTGGGTGTAATCGAACAGGAACGGAAAGAGTTGGTGGGCGTCCGGGAGCAAATCGGGTCTGTACAACGTCCGGCCTCGGAGGAAATTGCCCGACTGGTGGCGGAGAACAAACGTCTCCGGCGCGAAGTGGAGAGGCACCGGGAGCAGGCGCTTGCCGGACAATTGGAGGATTTTCTTGAGAAGGGACGTGAGGTCGAGGGGATTCGTGTAATAACAGGCCGGGTGGAACCGGTGTCGATGGATATGTTGCGCAGCCTGGCGGAAACAATGCGTGAGCGCATGGGCGAATCTTCCGTGGCAGTACTGGGCGCTCCGGATTCCGAGGGAGACAAGGTATACCTTGCCGCGGTGGTATCCGATGATGTCATCCGGCCGGGTGTGTTGAAGGCAGGCGATCTGGTAGGGCGGCTTGCCCGCATCGTGGGCGGCGGGGGTGGAGGGCGTCCTGAATTGGCTACCGCAGGGGGGCGCCGTCCGGAAAAACTGGACGAGGCACTTTCCTCGACGGCAGAGGTAGTGCGTGCCTGTCTGGAAAATTCGACATCCTGA
- a CDS encoding DNA-3-methyladenine glycosylase has product MHILPEKFYERPTLEVARDLIGKHLVRVLDDGTELSGRIVETEAYTQDDPAFHGWGILDRETGLLKPEGRGRDLFGKPGTAYVYLTYGVHWLMNVVTEREGIGGGVLLRAAEPLRGIDSMYERRVSARSDIDLANGPGKLAQAFAIAGALHNTSVTKPPLCVIESGATGHPAVETSCRIGITRGAELPWRFYVPDNPYVSRGVPSDIVQARKRSRP; this is encoded by the coding sequence ATGCACATACTGCCGGAAAAATTTTACGAGCGGCCCACGCTCGAGGTAGCGCGCGACCTGATCGGCAAGCATCTTGTGCGTGTGCTGGACGACGGCACGGAACTCTCCGGCCGTATCGTGGAAACGGAAGCCTATACGCAGGACGATCCCGCGTTCCATGGATGGGGTATTCTTGACCGGGAAACCGGGTTGCTCAAGCCGGAAGGCCGCGGACGCGATCTGTTCGGTAAGCCCGGCACGGCGTACGTATACCTGACGTATGGAGTGCACTGGCTGATGAATGTGGTGACGGAGCGGGAAGGAATCGGCGGCGGCGTGCTTTTGCGCGCCGCGGAACCGCTTCGGGGCATTGACTCCATGTACGAGCGGCGGGTATCGGCGCGCAGCGACATTGATCTTGCGAACGGCCCCGGAAAACTGGCCCAGGCCTTTGCTATTGCCGGGGCCCTGCACAATACTTCCGTTACGAAGCCGCCCCTGTGTGTGATAGAATCCGGCGCCACAGGACATCCTGCCGTCGAGACGTCGTGCCGCATCGGTATCACCCGGGGCGCCGAATTACCCTGGCGCTTTTATGTGCCGGACAATCCGTATGTATCGCGCGGCGTGCCCAGCGATATTGTCCAGGCGCGGAAACGCAGCAGGCCCTAA
- a CDS encoding DUF4097 domain-containing protein produces the protein MHSAFRIAGIGAGALLLLAVTGATLFHHAEFAPRTSPNSPDRIGDRAEEEMINETFSVQPGEQLLVDVIHSDIHIEKARGSEARIRITLEGREINDQAHDFFEYLNFEVGQTDGKLFVRTDPKGNWSWRRSGWRMRAGVHVYISVPEMFDAKMDVAHGDVDIDALKGALNVDLAHGDLDAESLSGSSLSMDIAHGDVQTSQLGSERIRLALQHGDLSTHRIDATDVELSTAHGDLDIDYATAETIRIRTTHGDLAMNHVTAGQIDVGASHGDIDVYEMDGYPRMEVRHGDISLHFLQAAGGNFSTAHGDIDLSAPERTALDVDLKASDVSMDHAFQFEGTRKEKEVQGRVNGGGPELYARASHGEVALRTR, from the coding sequence ATGCATTCCGCATTCCGTATAGCAGGCATCGGCGCCGGCGCATTGCTGCTTCTTGCCGTGACCGGAGCCACGTTGTTCCACCATGCCGAATTCGCCCCGCGCACCAGTCCGAACAGCCCGGACCGGATCGGCGACCGGGCTGAAGAGGAAATGATCAACGAGACATTCTCCGTGCAGCCGGGAGAACAATTGCTGGTGGATGTGATCCACAGCGACATCCATATCGAAAAAGCGAGGGGCAGTGAAGCGCGCATTCGCATCACGCTTGAAGGCAGGGAAATAAATGACCAGGCACACGACTTCTTCGAGTACCTGAACTTCGAGGTGGGACAAACGGACGGGAAACTGTTTGTCCGTACGGACCCGAAGGGCAATTGGAGTTGGCGCCGAAGTGGCTGGCGTATGCGCGCAGGCGTCCATGTGTATATTTCCGTGCCGGAGATGTTTGACGCCAAAATGGATGTAGCCCATGGTGATGTGGACATCGATGCCCTGAAAGGCGCCCTGAACGTAGACCTTGCCCATGGAGACCTGGATGCCGAATCGCTAAGCGGTTCCTCATTGTCCATGGACATAGCGCACGGTGACGTGCAAACCAGCCAGTTGGGTAGTGAGCGCATCCGGTTGGCCTTGCAACATGGCGATCTGTCCACACATCGGATCGACGCAACCGATGTCGAGCTATCTACCGCGCACGGCGATCTCGATATAGACTATGCGACCGCAGAAACCATTCGCATCCGTACGACGCACGGCGATCTGGCCATGAACCACGTTACTGCCGGGCAAATCGATGTAGGAGCATCCCACGGAGACATTGATGTCTACGAAATGGACGGCTATCCACGTATGGAAGTGCGGCATGGAGACATCAGCCTGCATTTTCTCCAGGCGGCGGGCGGCAATTTCAGCACTGCGCATGGAGATATCGACTTGTCCGCTCCGGAACGCACAGCGCTTGACGTCGATTTGAAGGCCTCCGACGTCTCCATGGACCATGCCTTCCAATTCGAGGGAACGCGTAAGGAAAAAGAAGTACAGGGGCGTGTGAATGGAGGCGGCCCCGAACTGTATGCCCGGGCATCGCATGGGGAAGTTGCTCTCCGGACAAGGTAG
- a CDS encoding hotdog fold thioesterase, with translation MWFGEPDLDALSEITAGTMASHLGIEYTEIGPDFLRGTMPIDERTMQPQGIMHGGASAAFAETLGSVAAHLCVDRSRKRCLGLDISVNHIRRVAAPGKVTGTARPLHIGGITQVWEIRVENVAGDLVGVSRLTIIVLTVPVRYS, from the coding sequence ATCTGGTTCGGTGAGCCCGATCTGGATGCGCTCTCCGAAATAACTGCCGGTACGATGGCCTCGCATCTTGGCATCGAGTATACCGAGATAGGCCCTGATTTCCTGCGCGGCACGATGCCCATAGACGAACGCACCATGCAGCCCCAGGGCATCATGCATGGAGGCGCATCCGCCGCCTTTGCGGAAACGCTTGGGAGCGTAGCGGCACATCTGTGCGTGGATCGGTCCAGGAAGCGTTGCCTCGGACTCGATATCTCCGTAAATCATATCCGGCGAGTCGCTGCCCCCGGTAAGGTTACGGGAACGGCGCGGCCTCTGCACATTGGAGGAATCACCCAGGTATGGGAGATTCGCGTCGAAAATGTCGCCGGGGACCTGGTTGGCGTGAGCCGCCTGACAATCATTGTCCTTACGGTGCCGGTGCGTTATTCCTGA
- the asd gene encoding aspartate-semialdehyde dehydrogenase, which translates to MKEKLKVGILGATGAVGQKFIEVLDGHPWFEITALAASERSAGKRYADAANWIGSASISPDIADMKVVVAAPDLEADFVFSGLDASAAGEIEPLFAREGYPVISNARNYRMAEDVPLLIPEVNPDHTALIDRQDRGDGFIVTNPNCSTVGLVCALKPLVDRFDVDAVHVVTMQALSGAGYPGVSSLDALGNVVPYIGGEEDKVVTEPTKLLGRLVDGRIEPAALRVSAQCTRVPVLEGHLEAVSVQFRGTVYAEDVKEALRTWRAPIAGYDLPSAPARFIEVFEDERFPQPRRHVGLGRGMTVSVGRIRSCEVLDVKFIVLSHNTIRGAAGGAVLNAELLVKQGRLAKRGAVAEVVAG; encoded by the coding sequence ATGAAGGAAAAGCTGAAGGTCGGCATTCTTGGCGCTACCGGTGCGGTGGGCCAGAAATTCATCGAAGTGCTTGACGGGCACCCCTGGTTCGAGATTACGGCATTAGCCGCATCGGAGCGTTCCGCAGGCAAGCGGTACGCGGATGCCGCGAACTGGATCGGATCGGCGTCTATCTCGCCGGACATTGCGGATATGAAGGTGGTGGTGGCAGCGCCGGACCTTGAGGCCGACTTCGTGTTTTCCGGACTGGATGCATCCGCGGCGGGCGAAATCGAGCCATTGTTTGCGCGGGAGGGATATCCTGTCATCTCGAATGCGCGCAATTACCGTATGGCGGAGGACGTTCCGCTCCTGATTCCCGAAGTAAACCCGGATCATACCGCGCTGATCGATCGACAGGATCGTGGAGACGGTTTCATCGTCACGAATCCGAATTGCAGCACGGTGGGTCTTGTGTGCGCGCTCAAGCCGCTGGTTGACCGTTTCGATGTGGACGCTGTACATGTAGTCACCATGCAGGCGCTTTCCGGGGCAGGGTATCCGGGCGTGTCGTCACTGGATGCCCTCGGCAATGTGGTCCCGTATATCGGTGGCGAGGAAGACAAGGTGGTTACGGAGCCGACAAAATTGTTAGGTCGGCTGGTAGATGGCCGCATCGAGCCGGCGGCTCTTCGCGTAAGCGCCCAATGCACCCGGGTTCCGGTTCTTGAGGGGCACCTTGAAGCCGTTTCCGTGCAATTTCGCGGCACGGTGTATGCGGAAGATGTCAAGGAAGCCCTGCGCACCTGGCGGGCGCCGATCGCCGGGTACGATCTGCCGTCTGCACCGGCACGATTCATCGAAGTGTTTGAGGACGAACGCTTTCCCCAGCCTCGCCGCCATGTCGGGCTCGGACGGGGCATGACGGTATCTGTCGGGCGTATCCGTTCCTGCGAAGTGCTGGACGTAAAGTTTATCGTACTTTCTCACAACACGATCCGGGGCGCTGCGGGAGGAGCTGTGCTGAATGCCGAATTGCTTGTCAAGCAGGGGCGTCTTGCCAAACGGGGAGCCGTTGCTGAAGTGGTTGCAGGGTAA
- the metX gene encoding homoserine O-acetyltransferase produces the protein MAEVFRVPTLQLDSGRTMTDVPVAYSSWGELNAQGDNVIVVCHALTGSSAADDWWGPLIGPDRALDTNRFFVVCLNVLGSPYGSASPVSNNPETGEPYGPGFPAVTIRDTVRAHREVLEALGVRRVLFALGGSMGGMQSLEWAFEDDFVDGIVPIGVGGRHSAWCIGFSETQRQAIYADPLWNDGQYTEQPRQGLATARMIAMLTYRSSGSLTRRFGRSPQDGAEDMFAVESYLRYQGDKLVNRFDANCYVHLTHQMDTHDVARGRGAYEDVLRSMDKKTLVIGVDSDVLYPLAEQEELASLIPGARLEVIRSPDGHDAFLIEFEQLGRFIRTWVEEELRRPEPPGACAVRSEKFIGV, from the coding sequence ATGGCTGAGGTGTTCAGGGTTCCGACGCTGCAGCTCGATTCGGGACGTACGATGACGGACGTACCCGTTGCCTATTCGTCCTGGGGCGAGTTGAATGCACAAGGCGACAATGTGATCGTCGTTTGCCATGCCCTGACGGGCAGTTCGGCGGCGGACGATTGGTGGGGACCGCTCATCGGGCCGGATCGAGCGCTCGATACGAACCGGTTCTTTGTCGTTTGCCTGAATGTACTCGGGTCGCCGTACGGTTCGGCCTCCCCGGTCTCGAACAATCCCGAGACCGGCGAGCCGTACGGCCCCGGGTTTCCGGCCGTGACCATTCGCGACACGGTGCGGGCGCACCGGGAGGTGCTGGAGGCGCTCGGCGTACGCCGGGTATTGTTTGCCCTTGGGGGGTCCATGGGCGGCATGCAATCGCTTGAATGGGCCTTCGAGGATGATTTCGTGGACGGTATTGTACCGATTGGCGTGGGGGGGCGGCATTCCGCGTGGTGTATCGGGTTCAGCGAAACCCAGCGGCAGGCCATCTACGCAGATCCGCTCTGGAACGACGGGCAGTACACGGAGCAACCCCGGCAGGGATTGGCGACGGCCCGCATGATCGCCATGCTGACGTACCGCTCTTCGGGTTCATTGACCAGACGATTCGGGCGCAGTCCTCAGGATGGTGCGGAAGATATGTTCGCTGTCGAGAGTTACCTGCGCTATCAGGGCGACAAACTGGTGAACCGGTTCGATGCCAACTGTTATGTGCATCTCACGCACCAGATGGATACGCACGATGTCGCCCGCGGGCGTGGCGCGTACGAGGATGTGTTGCGCAGCATGGACAAGAAAACATTGGTTATCGGCGTCGATTCCGATGTACTGTATCCGTTGGCCGAACAGGAAGAATTGGCTTCGTTGATTCCCGGGGCCCGGCTCGAGGTCATCCGGTCGCCGGATGGACACGATGCTTTTCTGATCGAATTTGAACAATTGGGGCGGTTCATTCGCACATGGGTGGAGGAGGAATTGCGGCGTCCGGAACCGCCGGGCGCGTGCGCGGTTCGGAGCGAGAAGTTCATTGGTGTTTGA
- a CDS encoding O-acetylhomoserine aminocarboxypropyltransferase/cysteine synthase, producing MSNNGQAAGPHFETLQLHAGQAPDPTTNARAVPIYATTSYTFNDADHGANLFALKEFGNIYTRIMNPTNDVLEQRIAALEGGVAALATSSGQAAQLLAISTIAEAGDNIVSTSFLYGGTYNQFKVTFPRLGIDVRFADGDDADSIERLIDDRTKAIYLETIGNPRFNIPDFERIAKVSERYGVPIVVDNTFGAAGYLSRPFDYGAHIVVASATKWIGGHGTTIGGVIVDSGSFPWDNGRFPTFTEPSPAYHGLNFWEAFGPEGVLGVNVAFIIRARVEGLRDLGPAQNPFGSFLLLQGLETLSLRVGRSCENALTLARWLKDQEQVTWVSYPGLEDDPYHAAANKYLNNGYGAVLAFGVKGGVEAGRTLVNSVKLASHLANVGDAKTLIIHPASTTHQQLAAEEQLAAGVTPDLVRVSVGIEHIDDIIGDFAQAFSAIKDPVPA from the coding sequence ATGAGTAACAACGGACAAGCCGCCGGGCCCCATTTTGAAACCCTGCAACTTCATGCAGGGCAGGCGCCCGACCCTACTACGAACGCCCGTGCTGTGCCGATCTACGCCACGACGTCCTACACGTTCAACGACGCGGATCACGGCGCCAACCTCTTTGCGCTGAAGGAATTCGGCAATATCTACACGCGGATCATGAATCCGACGAACGATGTCCTCGAGCAGCGCATTGCGGCGCTTGAGGGGGGTGTGGCAGCCCTTGCCACATCCAGCGGTCAGGCTGCGCAGTTACTGGCGATCTCGACGATCGCAGAAGCCGGCGACAACATCGTGTCGACCAGCTTTCTGTACGGCGGAACCTACAATCAATTCAAAGTCACGTTTCCCCGGTTGGGTATCGATGTGCGCTTTGCCGACGGGGACGACGCCGATTCGATCGAGCGACTGATCGATGACCGGACGAAGGCCATTTATCTGGAAACGATCGGCAATCCCCGGTTCAATATCCCTGATTTTGAACGCATTGCGAAGGTTTCCGAGCGCTACGGTGTGCCCATCGTCGTGGACAACACGTTCGGCGCCGCCGGATATCTGTCCCGGCCGTTCGATTATGGGGCGCACATTGTGGTTGCCAGCGCGACCAAATGGATCGGCGGTCATGGTACGACCATCGGTGGCGTGATCGTGGACAGCGGATCGTTTCCCTGGGATAATGGTCGCTTCCCGACGTTCACGGAGCCTTCTCCGGCTTATCACGGCCTGAATTTCTGGGAGGCTTTCGGGCCTGAAGGCGTGCTGGGCGTCAATGTGGCGTTTATCATCCGCGCACGCGTGGAAGGTTTGCGCGATCTCGGACCGGCGCAAAATCCGTTCGGCTCGTTCCTTCTCCTGCAAGGACTGGAAACGCTGTCCCTGCGTGTCGGCCGGAGTTGCGAGAATGCGCTTACGCTGGCCCGCTGGCTGAAAGATCAGGAGCAGGTTACCTGGGTAAGCTATCCGGGACTGGAAGACGATCCGTACCATGCGGCAGCGAACAAGTATCTGAACAACGGATACGGCGCGGTGCTTGCATTTGGCGTCAAGGGAGGCGTGGAGGCAGGTCGGACGCTCGTGAACAGCGTCAAGCTGGCCAGCCATCTGGCGAATGTCGGGGACGCCAAGACCCTGATCATTCATCCGGCTTCGACGACGCACCAGCAATTGGCTGCAGAAGAGCAGTTGGCTGCCGGTGTGACCCCGGACCTCGTGCGGGTTTCCGTAGGCATCGAACACATCGATGACATCATCGGAGATTTTGCGCAGGCATTCTCTGCAATCAAGGACCCGGTTCCCGCCTGA
- the folD gene encoding bifunctional methylenetetrahydrofolate dehydrogenase/methenyltetrahydrofolate cyclohydrolase FolD, whose amino-acid sequence MPGKIMDGRAVAQAVREEVREEVAAWTASGHRSPRLAVVLVGDHPASASYVRGKTKASAEVGVESETILRDADISEQSLLELIRALNANDSVDGILVQLPLPGHISEKRVIHTIDPAKDVDGFHPENVGRLLIGDPAFVSATPAGVMELLARAKIDIPGKRAAIVGRSNIVGKPLAALLMQRGTDATVTVCHSWTKHLENITRQADILVAAIGRPGFITQDMVKPGATVIDVGINRVDDPSRERGYRLVGDVDFDGVAEQAGHITPVPGGVGPMTIAMLLRNTLAAAQGTYR is encoded by the coding sequence ATGCCCGGTAAAATCATGGACGGACGCGCCGTTGCTCAAGCCGTCCGTGAAGAAGTTCGCGAAGAAGTAGCGGCATGGACCGCAAGCGGCCATCGCTCCCCTCGACTCGCGGTCGTATTGGTGGGGGACCACCCCGCCTCCGCCTCCTACGTACGCGGTAAAACAAAAGCCTCTGCCGAAGTCGGCGTGGAAAGCGAAACGATCCTCCGGGACGCCGATATATCCGAACAGTCGCTGCTCGAACTTATCCGTGCGCTGAATGCAAACGACAGCGTAGACGGCATCCTCGTGCAGTTACCGCTCCCCGGGCATATCTCCGAAAAACGGGTCATCCATACGATCGATCCGGCGAAAGATGTCGACGGATTTCATCCCGAGAACGTAGGGCGCCTGCTGATCGGCGACCCGGCTTTTGTGTCTGCCACCCCGGCAGGCGTCATGGAATTGCTTGCCCGTGCGAAGATTGACATTCCCGGTAAACGGGCCGCCATCGTCGGACGATCGAATATCGTGGGAAAGCCCCTGGCAGCGCTTCTGATGCAGCGCGGAACGGACGCCACCGTGACCGTGTGCCACAGCTGGACGAAACACCTCGAAAACATCACGCGACAGGCCGATATCCTCGTGGCCGCCATAGGCCGCCCCGGATTTATCACGCAGGATATGGTAAAACCCGGTGCAACGGTCATCGATGTAGGCATCAACCGGGTCGACGACCCGTCTCGAGAGCGAGGCTATCGCCTCGTGGGAGACGTGGATTTTGACGGCGTGGCGGAGCAGGCGGGGCATATCACCCCCGTGCCCGGAGGGGTAGGTCCCATGACCATTGCCATGCTGCTCAGGAATACACTGGCTGCTGCGCAGGGAACGTACCGTTAG